The Aureispira anguillae genome contains a region encoding:
- the rimK gene encoding 30S ribosomal protein S6--L-glutamate ligase, protein MRMAILSRSPRLYSTQRLKEAGEKRGHKMVIIDHTKCDLVIEQKKPQIYYQGEALKDIDAIIPRIGASVTFYGAAVIRQFEMMEVFTAISSQALGHSRDKLRSLQLLSSAGLGMPKTAFTNYSKDVASVIDKVGGAPCVLKLLEGTQGVGVVLTETSSAAKSVLEAFNGLQARVIVQEFISEAKGADIRAFVVDGVVVGAIKRQSKEGEFRSNLHQGGTATVIELSEDEEHAALKAANILGLGIAGVDMLQSDSGPMILEVNSSPGLEGIERATKKDIAKSIICYVEQNVNL, encoded by the coding sequence ATGAGGATGGCGATTCTATCTCGGAGCCCTAGGCTATATTCCACCCAACGATTAAAAGAGGCAGGAGAAAAAAGAGGACATAAAATGGTAATTATTGATCATACCAAATGTGATCTTGTCATTGAACAAAAAAAGCCGCAAATTTATTACCAAGGGGAAGCACTTAAAGACATTGATGCCATCATTCCTAGAATAGGAGCTTCGGTAACATTTTATGGTGCTGCTGTCATTCGACAGTTTGAAATGATGGAGGTTTTTACGGCAATTAGTTCACAGGCATTGGGGCATTCTAGAGATAAGCTTCGCAGTTTGCAGTTGTTGTCAAGTGCTGGGCTAGGAATGCCCAAAACGGCTTTTACCAATTATTCTAAAGATGTTGCTAGTGTTATTGATAAAGTAGGGGGGGCTCCTTGTGTCCTTAAGTTGCTAGAAGGAACTCAGGGGGTTGGGGTCGTATTAACAGAAACATCAAGTGCTGCAAAATCTGTTTTAGAAGCTTTTAATGGTTTGCAAGCAAGAGTCATTGTCCAAGAATTTATAAGCGAAGCAAAAGGGGCAGATATTCGTGCGTTTGTAGTTGATGGCGTAGTTGTTGGCGCTATCAAACGCCAAAGCAAAGAGGGGGAATTTCGCTCTAATTTACATCAGGGTGGGACAGCAACCGTTATAGAATTGAGTGAGGATGAGGAACATGCAGCGCTTAAGGCTGCCAACATTCTTGGCTTGGGAATCGCAGGAGTGGATATGTTGCAGTCTGATTCAGGACCAATGATCCTCGAGGTGAATTCATCACCTGGTTTGGAGGGGATAGAACGTGCAACAAAAAAAGACATAGCCAAGTCGATTATTTGTTATGTGGAGCAAAATGTAAATTTGTAA